GAGGCACAGCTGTCTCTCCTCTGCTACCTCGTACAACAGACACAAATAACCTCAAGCTCAGGCCACAGCACAAACGGAAGGAGACTCGAGGAGCGAATGCCGTGGCTTTTTAGAATGTATGTAATTGTTAGGTTTgtacacttttgttttgttttgttttgcttttgagacaaggtttttctctgcagccctggctgtcctggaactcactctgtagaccaaactggcctcaaactcagagatcctcctgcctccgcttcctaagtactggaattaaaggtgtgtgccaccatacccagctagtacaatttaatttttaaaaagatttatttttaataatttctgtgtgtgcctctgtgtgtgtgcctgcatgtgcctctgtgtgtatgtgtgtgtgtgtgtgtgagtgcctctgtgtgtatgtgtgtgcttctatgtgcgtctgtgtgtgtctgtgcatgcaggcatctgtggaggccagaggcatgggataatcttggagctggagtcacaggccgTTGTGAGCCGCTGATGTGGATGCTGAAAACTGATGTcgaaccctctggaagagcagtatgtgctcttacccgctgagtccatctctctggccctacaAACTAATTTTTGTTCCATCTACATTTAACAACTGACAGGCTAACTTGGGGTACACTTGCCAGTTGGCTCTTGGACAGGTGGGGGCTGGAGGCAGCACACCGCGTGCACACCGCGTGCACACCGCATGCATACCGGTGACTGGCCACGGGGCTGATGGACGCTGGGGCTTCTCTGTTCCCCACAGGCGCATGTTCCCATTCCTCTCTTTTACTGTGGCTGGACTGGAGCCCACGAGCCATTACAGGATGTTTGTGGATGTGGTCTTGGTGGACCAGCACCACTGGCGGTACCAGAGTGGCAAGTGGGTGCAGTGTGGCAAGGCGGAAGGCAGCATGCCAGGTACGACCCCCTTTCGGAGCGGTGGGCATGCTTTCCCTCCCGGGCTGGGGGCCCCCTGGTGGGTTGCTCAAGCTCTTGCCCCTGAGGCGGAAGATTGGGTTCTATAGGCCATACACCTCCTCAGCCTGCCTTGGGCTTGTCAGATCTTCTCTAACTCAGCAGAGGACAGTCGGCTCAGCCCTCTGCTCTCGGTGGCCGCGGCTCAGCCTGTCCGTCCCTTCCCTGCATCTTTCTCGCCTTCCTCTCAGCACAAGCAAAATCCCACATCTCCAGGGGCTGTTCAAGGGCTACTTGGCAATAAGGTTCACTGTCCACAGGAAACCGTTTATACGTCCACCCAGACTCCCCCAACACCGGAGCCCACTGGATGCGCCAGGAAGTTTCGTTTGGAAAACTAAAGCTCACCAACAACAAGGGGGCTTCCAACAATGTGACCCAGGTAGGACTGTCAGCCCCACCTGCCCCTGAATCTGAGAACCTCTCCTCTGACACTTCCTACGACCCCTCTGTGCTGTTGGagtcccctctcttccctctcctcccctcccccctccccccccccccccccccccccccctcccccccccccccccccccccccccccccccccccccccccccccccccccccccccccccccccccccccccccccccccccccccctcccccccccccccctcccccccccccctcccctcccccccccccccctccccctcccctcccctcccctcccctctcctcccctctcctcccctcttcctcccctctcctcctctcctcccctcccctcttttccctccccccccctcccctcccctctcctcccctctcctcccctccccccccccctcccctcccctcccctcccctctgctcttctctcctctcctccctacacagccaaggatgaccttgaacttctgatctccctgccactagccctgagtgctgagattccaggcatgTACCAACAAGCCTGGTTTGTATGGTTCTGGATATTGCACCCAGGGACTGGTGCGTGCTAGACAAGCATCCTATTAATTGAGCTACTCTCCGCCCCATACCTTTGCTTCCTCTCTGAACTCTGGCTCTTTCCTATTCACCTTGGGAAGACAGTGAGATGGAAGGACACTGGATCTTTGGCAGGGCTTACCCTCAGGTCAGCACAGGCCAAACCAGCCTGGGGGGCTTTTTCACCAGATCATGATTTGTAACCTTGGTGGGTCCCAGAGTCCCAGAGAGTGGATACAAAGTATCCTCACACTGAACAATcgaggctttttgttttgtttttttttgaacagatttattgattttgttgtGGGGGTGCACCAGTGCTATGCTGTGTTTGTGGATGTGGGagcaggcagaggacaacttgctggagttgtCTGTTCTTCCATCACGTGGCTgccagggatcaaagtcaggttgcCGaggttggcagcaagtgccttggCCGGCTGAACCACCCCTACAGCCTCGATCCTGGTTTTGTTGtcttttcctgagacagagtttctgtgtgtacttctgactagcctggaacttgctctgtagcccaggctggcctcaaactcagagatccacctgcctctgcctcctgagtgctgcgattaaaggcctgcgccaccactgtccgatGCCCaatcctgtttatttattttttaatcttgagCTAGAGAGAGActtcagttggtaaagcatttgccttgcaAAGACAAGGACCTGAGTCTCATCCCTAGAACCCATTCCTgttaaacaaagagaagaaaagctgtaaTGCCATGAGCCAGGAAttttagcactggggaggcagagacaggtggatccctagggCTCACTAGCCAACCAGCCTCCTTGGTGAGTTCCGAGACagggtgagagaccctgtcttaaaaaaagtgCACGGTGATTGAGGTTGTCCCCCAGCCTCCATCTGTATTtgctcacacacaagcacacagaggcATGCGTGTGCACATATGACCTCCAGCGCTAGTACCTTGGTCTCACTGACATGAAGGATCAAGAAAGTCACAAGAGGCTAGATTAGGTGCCCCAAAGAGAAGCTGCATGGTGCAGGATGGGTAAAGGCACAAGAGGTCCTCAAGCATTCTTTCTAGTCCCACTGTAGGGCTAGTAGTCACTGGTGGGTGAATGCATCCGGTCATGAGACCACAGTGGGGTCAGGAGGAAACTTCCAGCTCCTTCCCGGACCCTGACATCACCTCACTCCCTCTCCAGATGATTGTCCTGCAGTCCCTCCATAAGTACCAGCCCCGGCTGCACATCGTGGAGGTCAATGAGGGAGAGCCGGAGGCCGTCTGCAATGCTTCTAACACACACATCTTTACTTTCCAAGAGACCCAGTTCATTGCAGTGACTGCTTACCAGAATGCCGAGGTGAGGGCTGGGGCAACAGGGGCCTGGGGACAGGCATTTGCTAGGGGACCATCACAGCCTTCTGGTTGGGGGCTGGAGTCCCTGAGCCTCAGACTCAGGCAACTCTATTTCCCCTCTCTAGATCACTCAGCTGAAAATCGACAACAACCCCTTTGCTAAAGGATTCCGGGAGAACTTTGAGTCGTAAGTGAACTGGATTCAGCTTGTCTTTGGGCTCTCTGAGATGGGACCGTAGATCAGTGGCCAACATGTCCTGTCTCTGCTTTGGGGGTCTGGGGCGCAGGCAGGCCAGGGAGGGAGGACCAGGGAAGGAAGAGCTGTGCCTGTgacttgttttctcattttccgtttggttttgttgttgttttgtttttagcatgtATGCATCTGTTGACACCAGTGTTCCCTCTCCGCCTGGACCCAACTGCCAGCTGCTTGGGGGAGACCCCTACTCGCCTCTTCTATCCAACCAGTATCCCGTCCCAGCCGTTTCTACCCCGACCTTCCCGGCCAACCCAAGGATATGGTCTCACAGCCTTACTGGCTGGGGACACCTCGGGAACACACTTATGAAGCCGAGCTCCGAGCAGTGAGCATGAAGCCCACATTCCTGCCCTCTGCCCCCGGACCCACCGTGCCCTACTACCGCGGCCAAGAAGTCCTGGCCCACGGAGCTGGCTGGCCGGTGGCCCCTCAGTACCCTCCCAAGATGAGCCCAGCGGGCTGGTTCCGCCCCATGCGAACTCTGCCCATGGACCCTGGCCTGGGATCCTCAGACGGCCGGGGGCCGGAGGAACAGGGTTCCCCCTCGCTGTGGACTGAGGTCACCCCTCTCCGGCAGGAGCCCAGCGACTCGGGACTAGGCGAAGGCGAGTCTAAGAGGAGACGGATATCCCCCTATCCTTCCAGCGGCGACAGCCCCTCTCCTGCTGGGGCCCCTTCTCCTTTTGATAAGGAAACCGACGGCCACTTTTATAACTATTTTCCCAACTGAGAAGATGCCACTGGGTTGGAGGGCGCCGACTAACTTAGAAAACAGACACGGGGCCGAGAAGCCCCGAGCCATCCCTTCCCCGTGTAGTGATTGGTTGGGGGAGGACAAGGGGCAAGAAGGATTCTGGCCTTCGCGTGTTGCTTCCTGGCCCACAAGGAAATGTGACAGGAATGTTGTCCCCTGCCCTTTCCTCTGCCCGAACTACAGTCACGTACCTGGTGCTGCTTCTGACCGATGGTTCCGTGGAGAACGGAAAATGGACTCCAGAGAGTTTGGGCCCCAGAGGGACTTCATGGCTTCTGGCGGGAGGGTCGGGGAGAGGCCAGGACTGGAGACATTACCCTGTCCCCTGCAGAGCAACTTCGAACTGTTAGTCTCTCGCCTGTGTTCCGTGGATTTTTATAACAGCCAGCCAACCAGGAACCGAGAGAGGACTCAGGTGACTTTGGGTGGACTGGGTCCACCTGTGAGGAGACAAGAGACTGGGTGCAGAGGAAAGGCTTGGGGGGTGCACATTTCACCGAGAGAGGTCACTTTGAACTGGTGTGCACACacgctttttccttttttatttctttgggatgGGGAGGCTATTTATTGTAGGGAGAGTGATGTCTggatgtatttcttttgttttcatcactttctgaaaataaacatgaaactgGTGAGTCtgtcctgcttctgtggctggtgggagggggtgtgaggatggaggtttTGCTGGTCCCTGGCTCTTGTTTTGGGGGTAACTGTTAGGAACGGAACATGACCTCACTTAGGGATAAACTAAGTTAGAGTATGTCTGCTCCTCAGCACTCCGGATGATGGTTCATGCTGCCACGTGTGACCAAAGGTGTCTTTGTGACCAAGGAGTCCCTCAGCCTGTGTTGCCTGCTCAGCACCTGGGGAAAGGCAGGCCAAGGCTGGGCTGGGTGGGAGGGGAGCCCAGGAGAGAGAGGACTCTTGATTTATCTTTGCATTTTTACACTCCCCATTTCTAGGTTTGTTCAAGTGTTAAAGGCATAAGCAGGGGCTAGGATGTGACGTTGCCATTCTTTCCAGGTCAAGATCATCCAAACACTAGCAATTTCTTATGAATCAACCTagtacatgggggggggggctggggatgAGCGCTCGACAAGGTCCTCCGAGTGAGAGCCGCCATCATGGGCtggtgcacacgcacacactctctcttcctcttttacttaacttacttatttttgacAGGTTCTCACATTGCAGCCCAGGATGGTTTCGAagctcatggtgatcctcctgcctcaccctcccaagtgctaagattacagacacAAACCACCATGCTGAGCTTTCTagctctgtttcttttaaaaagaatttaggCCAGGGAGTAAAAGTGCTAACTGCGGACCACCCATGCTTGATGCCCTGAACCTATGTAAACGCTGCatctggtggcacacatctgtcgTCCCAGTGCACCTAGGAGATGGGGGCAGGCACAGGAGGGTGTCCTGGCTGCTCACCAGATGGCAACTCATAGGTGTGAAGCATggcaggagaagggacagagacccCACCATAACGTGGTAGGAAAAAGCCAATCTCAGAGGACTGTTCTGATTTCCAtgcctacagagagagagagagagagagagagagagagagagacagacagacagacagacagacacacacagacagagtaaataaacatttttaggttcttttttaaagatttatttattatgtatacagtgttctgtctgcatgtatccctgcataccagaagagggcaccagatctcattacagatggttgtgagccaccatatggttgctgggaattgaactcattctggctggtctggaacttagaatgtagaccagtctggcctcaaacacagaaatccacttgcctctgcctcttgagtgctggaattaaaggcagttACTACCCTAAGCagcataaattaatattttttgagacagggtatcactatgtagccagctggcctggaactctatgcaaaccaggctggccttgaactcacaaagatctacctgcctctgccttccaggtgatggattaaaggtgtgcaccaccacacctggttataaatgatttttaaaatgtttataacatttatgggttttttgttttgtttttgttttttgagacagggtctctccatgcaGCCTTGAATGTgctgaactcacaatgtagcccaggctggcctcaaactcacaaagatccacctgcctctgcctcctgagtgctagggttaaaggtgtgtgccaccacacccagctacgtGTTTATCTGTAGGGgtgccatggaagccagaggggtatcagattccctg
This Peromyscus leucopus breed LL Stock chromosome 8b, UCI_PerLeu_2.1, whole genome shotgun sequence DNA region includes the following protein-coding sequences:
- the Tbx21 gene encoding LOW QUALITY PROTEIN: T-box transcription factor TBX21 (The sequence of the model RefSeq protein was modified relative to this genomic sequence to represent the inferred CDS: inserted 1 base in 1 codon; deleted 1 base in 1 codon), translated to MGIVEPGCGDMLTGTEPMPSDEGRGLGADQQHRFFYPEPGAQDPTDRRAGGSLGTPYSGGALVPAAPGRFLGAYAYPPRAQAAGFPGPGEPFPPPAGAEGYPPGDGYAAPDPRAGLYPGPREDYALPAGLEVSGKLRVALSNHLLWSKFNQHQTEMIITKQGRRMFPFLSFTVAGLEPTSHYRMFVDVVLVDQHHWRYQSGKWVQCGKAEGSMPGNRLYVHPDSPNTGAHWMRQEVSFGKLKLTNNKGASNNVTQMIVLQSLHKYQPRLHIVEVNEGEPEAVCNASNTHIFTFQETQFIAVTAYQNAEITQLKIDNNPFAKGFRENFESMYASVDTSVPSPPGPNCQLLGGDPYSPLLSNQYPXPSRFYPDLPGQPKDMVSQPYWLGTPREHTYEAELRAVSMKPTFLPSAPGPTVPYYRGQEVLAHGAGWPVAPQYPPKMSPAGWFRPMRTLPMDPGLGSSDGRGPEEQGSPSLWTEVTPLRQEPSDSGLGEGESKRRRISPYPSSGDSPSPAGAPSPFDKETDGHFYNYFPN